The following are from one region of the Anopheles cruzii unplaced genomic scaffold, idAnoCruzAS_RS32_06 scaffold02698_ctg1, whole genome shotgun sequence genome:
- the LOC128276849 gene encoding elongation of very long chain fatty acids protein 4-like: MSNYVERMSVKYQNFSQGADPLIDSWFLMQSPGPVLSVTGLYLLFVLWFGPRWMERRKPFELKLTLIAYNALQVVVSSFFFLYPFFAGLFSTYLSSLTCDASMTGVSKELQLT, encoded by the exons ATGAGTAACTACGTGGAGCGAATGTCAGTGAAGTACCAAAACTTCTCCCAAGGAGCCG ATCCCCTGATCGACAGCTGGTTCCTGATGCAGAGCCCTGGCCCGGTGCTCTCCGTCACCGGGCTGTACTTGCTGTTCGTCCTGTGGTTCGGGCCACGCTGGATGGAGCGGCGCAAGCCGTTCGAGCTGAAGCTCACGCTGATCGCCTACAACGCACTCCAGGTCGTCGTGTCCAGCTTCTTTTTCCTCTATCCGTTCTTCGCCGGTCTGTTCTCCACGTACCTATCGTCGCTGACGTGCGATGCGTCGATGACGGGCGTCAGCAAAGAACTCCAGCTGACG